A genomic region of Desulfuromonadales bacterium contains the following coding sequences:
- the argJ gene encoding bifunctional glutamate N-acetyltransferase/amino-acid acetyltransferase ArgJ, which yields MKKEGIVKVRGFKFAARPAGIKKSGKLDLALIYSEVPARCAGVFTTNKVVAAPVVVTNPRIRQGSCQAILVNSGNANACTGEQGLRDALRCGELAAHALGIAEDLVAVSSTGVIGAPLPMEKFERHIPLLPSELNAEHAGRAAEAIMTTDAFAKLASAAGTVDGQGYSIIGMAKGAGMIHPNMATMLAFVCTDAVVDPRFLDQALRQAVERSFNSITVDGDTSTNDMVIVLANGLAGNREIRGGSAEGDAFAGELAAVLLDLAKMIVKDGEGATKLVEVVVRGALSDAEARLAARSVATSSLVKTAFFGEDANWGRIIAAVGYSGAEVDPDKVEIFFGEVPVVRGGVSTGKELEEQATAVLKTPEFTVTIDLHLGPGRSAYFTSDLTYDYVKCNASYRT from the coding sequence ATGAAAAAAGAGGGCATCGTCAAGGTTCGCGGATTCAAGTTCGCCGCCCGGCCGGCCGGAATCAAGAAGTCGGGAAAACTCGATCTGGCGCTGATCTATTCGGAAGTCCCGGCCCGCTGCGCCGGGGTTTTCACCACCAACAAGGTGGTGGCCGCCCCGGTGGTCGTCACCAACCCCCGGATCCGCCAGGGGAGCTGCCAGGCGATTCTTGTCAACAGCGGCAACGCCAATGCCTGCACCGGCGAACAGGGCCTGCGTGATGCGCTGCGCTGCGGCGAGCTGGCGGCCCACGCCCTCGGTATCGCCGAAGACCTGGTGGCGGTTTCCTCCACCGGAGTCATCGGTGCGCCCCTGCCGATGGAGAAGTTCGAGCGGCACATCCCCCTGCTCCCCTCGGAACTCAATGCCGAACACGCCGGCCGGGCAGCCGAGGCGATCATGACCACCGACGCCTTTGCCAAGCTCGCCTCGGCCGCCGGCACCGTTGACGGCCAGGGTTACTCCATTATCGGCATGGCCAAGGGGGCAGGAATGATCCACCCCAACATGGCCACCATGCTCGCCTTCGTCTGCACCGACGCCGTCGTCGACCCCCGATTTCTCGACCAGGCGCTGCGCCAGGCGGTGGAGCGGTCGTTCAACAGCATCACCGTCGATGGTGACACTTCCACCAACGACATGGTCATCGTGCTGGCCAACGGTCTGGCCGGCAATCGCGAGATTCGCGGCGGCAGCGCCGAGGGTGATGCCTTCGCTGGCGAACTGGCGGCGGTGCTGCTCGATCTGGCCAAGATGATCGTCAAGGACGGCGAGGGGGCCACCAAGCTGGTGGAGGTGGTGGTCCGGGGTGCACTCAGCGACGCCGAAGCCCGGCTCGCCGCCCGCAGCGTGGCAACCTCCAGCCTGGTCAAGACCGCATTCTTTGGCGAGGATGCCAACTGGGGCCGGATCATCGCCGCTGTCGGTTATTCCGGCGCCGAGGTTGACCCCGACAAGGTCGAGATCTTCTTCGGCGAGGTGCCCGTTGTGCGCGGCGGGGTAAGCACCGGCAAGGAGCTGGAGGAGCAGGCGACGGCGGTGCTGAAGACTCCCGAGTTCACCGTCACCATCGACCTGCACCTAGGCCCCGGCCGGTCGGCCTACTTTACCTCGGACCTGACCTACGACTACGTCAAGTGCAACGCGTCGTACAGAACCTGA
- a CDS encoding N-acetyltransferase yields the protein MIRKARIPDTKTIHRLLNTYAKDGLMLSRSLSDIYEAIRDFYVCEENGSVVGTVCLHICWEDLAEVRSLAVVEEQGGKGIGRQLVQACLEEARQLGLKRVFALTYKPGFFEKLGFHTIEKSELPHKIWGDCMKCAKFPECDEIAMSIELQAD from the coding sequence ATGATCCGCAAAGCCCGCATTCCAGACACCAAGACGATTCACCGGTTGCTCAACACCTATGCCAAGGACGGACTGATGCTCTCCCGTTCCTTGTCGGACATCTACGAGGCGATCCGCGATTTCTATGTCTGCGAGGAGAACGGCAGCGTAGTCGGGACCGTCTGCCTGCATATCTGCTGGGAGGATCTGGCCGAGGTGCGCTCACTGGCAGTGGTCGAAGAGCAGGGGGGTAAGGGAATCGGTCGCCAACTGGTTCAGGCCTGTCTGGAGGAAGCCCGGCAGCTCGGTCTCAAGCGGGTCTTTGCCCTCACTTACAAGCCCGGTTTTTTTGAAAAACTAGGCTTTCACACGATCGAAAAGTCGGAATTGCCGCACAAGATCTGGGGAGACTGTATGAAGTGCGCCAAGTTTCCCGAGTGCGATGAGATCGCCATGAGCATCGAGCTCCAGGCGGATTAG
- the secA gene encoding preprotein translocase subunit SecA, which produces MIGALLKKVVGSKNERELKRLQPLVDRINALEAQISALSDQALAGKTVEFRQRFAQGASLDDLLPEAFAVVREAGKRVLGMRHFDVQLVGGMVLHAGKIAEMKTGEGKTLVATLPSYLNALPGKGVHVVTVNDYLARRDSEWMGQIHRFLGLSVGVIVHGLTDAQRKQAYGCDITYGTNNEFGFDYLRDNMKFALEDYVQRAHIYAIVDEVDSILIDEARTPLIISGPSEASSELYYAVNRIIPMLKKGEVIEHRDGKIGPAAKEYTGDFTIDEKAKSAALTEEGVARVEKLLGVENLYEPRNIEILHHVNQALKAHALFKRDVDYVVKDGEVMIVDEFTGRLMPGRRWSDGLHQAVEAKEGVKIESENQTLATITFQNYFRMYDKLAGMTGTADTEAAEFAEIYKLEVMVIPTNRPMVRKDQSDVIYKTEKEKFKAAIEDIVERHRQGQPTLVGTISIEKSELLSEMLKKRGTPHNVLNAKHHEKEAEIVAQAGRKGAVTIATNMAGRGTDIVLGGNPEMLARREAATAEDPEAAYALLLEKYRALCAAEKEAVRTAGGLYILGTERHESRRIDNQLRGRAGRQGDSGESRFYLSLEDDLLRIFGSHRVAFVMEKLRIPEDEPIEHGMISKAIENAQKKVEGHNFEIRKHLIEYDDVMNKQREVIYTQRKEVLAGENIRETIEGIIAEAVEDMVSTFCPEKTPPTDWNWENLTEDFANQFYFPAELSDPAEGGLTQAVLEERLKRQVAARLAEREAEFTPPVMEHLMKVLLLQTIDVQWKDHLLSIDHLKEGIGLRGYGQKNPKEEYKKEAYGLFMEMMGRIRQEVIQKLFRVQLAREDDVERMEETEQRRRRLVLSRAGGGDQAPKPVTREEDKVGRNDPCPCGSGQKYKKCCGK; this is translated from the coding sequence ATGATAGGTGCACTGCTGAAGAAAGTCGTCGGGAGCAAGAATGAGCGTGAGTTGAAGCGCCTGCAGCCCCTGGTCGACCGGATCAATGCCCTTGAAGCGCAGATATCGGCCCTATCCGACCAGGCACTGGCGGGGAAGACCGTCGAGTTCCGCCAGCGCTTCGCTCAGGGGGCATCACTCGACGACCTGCTTCCCGAAGCGTTCGCCGTGGTCCGCGAGGCCGGCAAGCGCGTACTCGGAATGCGTCATTTCGATGTCCAGCTGGTCGGCGGCATGGTGCTGCATGCCGGCAAGATCGCCGAAATGAAGACCGGCGAGGGGAAGACTCTGGTGGCAACCCTGCCTTCCTACCTCAATGCCCTCCCCGGCAAAGGGGTGCACGTCGTTACCGTCAATGACTATCTGGCCCGCCGCGACTCGGAGTGGATGGGACAGATTCACCGTTTCCTTGGCCTCTCCGTTGGCGTGATCGTCCACGGCCTCACCGATGCCCAGCGCAAACAGGCCTACGGCTGTGATATTACCTACGGCACCAACAACGAGTTCGGTTTCGATTACCTGCGCGACAACATGAAGTTCGCCCTCGAGGACTACGTCCAGCGGGCGCATATCTACGCGATCGTCGACGAAGTCGACTCAATTCTCATCGACGAGGCGCGTACACCGCTGATCATCTCCGGGCCGAGCGAAGCGTCGAGCGAACTCTATTACGCAGTGAACCGCATCATTCCCATGCTCAAGAAGGGGGAGGTAATCGAGCACCGCGACGGCAAGATCGGTCCGGCAGCCAAGGAATACACCGGCGATTTCACCATCGATGAGAAGGCCAAGTCGGCGGCACTCACCGAGGAGGGTGTCGCCCGGGTGGAGAAGCTGCTCGGCGTTGAGAATCTTTACGAACCGCGCAATATCGAGATCCTGCACCACGTCAACCAGGCCCTCAAGGCCCACGCCCTGTTCAAGCGGGATGTCGATTATGTCGTCAAGGACGGCGAGGTGATGATCGTCGACGAGTTTACCGGCCGGCTGATGCCGGGACGGCGCTGGAGCGACGGGCTGCACCAGGCGGTGGAGGCCAAGGAAGGGGTCAAGATCGAAAGCGAGAATCAGACGCTGGCCACGATCACCTTCCAGAACTATTTCCGCATGTACGACAAGCTCGCGGGGATGACCGGCACCGCCGATACCGAGGCGGCCGAGTTCGCCGAGATCTACAAGCTGGAGGTGATGGTCATCCCGACCAACCGGCCGATGGTCCGCAAGGACCAGTCCGACGTCATCTACAAGACCGAGAAGGAGAAGTTCAAGGCGGCCATCGAGGATATCGTGGAGCGCCACCGGCAGGGGCAGCCGACGCTGGTCGGCACCATCTCCATTGAAAAGTCGGAACTGCTTTCGGAGATGCTCAAGAAGCGGGGGACCCCGCACAATGTGCTCAATGCCAAGCATCACGAGAAGGAAGCCGAGATCGTTGCCCAGGCCGGTCGCAAAGGGGCCGTCACTATCGCTACCAACATGGCCGGCCGCGGCACTGACATCGTGCTCGGCGGCAATCCCGAGATGCTCGCCCGGCGCGAGGCGGCCACCGCCGAGGACCCTGAGGCAGCCTATGCCCTGCTGCTGGAGAAATATCGCGCACTGTGCGCTGCCGAAAAGGAGGCGGTGCGCACGGCCGGCGGCCTCTACATCCTCGGCACCGAGCGGCATGAGTCGCGGCGCATCGACAATCAGCTGCGCGGCCGTGCGGGGCGCCAGGGTGACTCCGGGGAGAGCCGTTTTTACCTTTCCCTCGAGGACGACCTGCTGCGCATCTTCGGCTCGCACCGGGTCGCCTTCGTCATGGAAAAGCTGCGCATCCCGGAGGATGAGCCGATCGAGCACGGCATGATCTCCAAGGCGATCGAAAATGCCCAGAAAAAGGTGGAGGGGCACAACTTCGAAATCCGCAAGCACCTCATTGAATATGACGACGTAATGAACAAGCAGCGCGAGGTGATCTACACCCAGCGCAAAGAGGTGCTGGCCGGGGAGAACATCCGCGAGACGATCGAGGGGATCATTGCCGAGGCGGTCGAGGACATGGTATCGACCTTCTGCCCGGAGAAGACCCCGCCGACCGACTGGAACTGGGAGAACCTGACGGAAGACTTCGCCAACCAGTTCTATTTTCCCGCCGAGCTCTCCGACCCCGCCGAAGGCGGCCTGACCCAGGCCGTGCTCGAGGAACGGCTCAAACGGCAGGTTGCCGCCCGCCTGGCCGAACGGGAGGCAGAGTTCACCCCGCCGGTCATGGAACACCTGATGAAGGTTCTGCTGCTGCAGACCATCGATGTCCAGTGGAAGGACCACCTGCTCTCCATCGACCACCTCAAAGAGGGTATCGGCCTGCGCGGCTACGGCCAGAAGAACCCCAAGGAGGAGTACAAGAAGGAAGCCTACGGCCTCTTCATGGAGATGATGGGGCGCATCCGCCAGGAGGTCATCCAGAAGCTGTTCCGGGTCCAGCTCGCCCGCGAAGACGACGTCGAGCGCATGGAGGAAACCGAACAGCGCCGGCGCCGGCTGGTGCTGAGCCGGGCCGGTGGCGGCGACCAGGCGCCGAAGCCGGTGACCCGCGAGGAGGACAAGGTGGGGCGCAACGACCCCTGCCCCTGTGGGAGCGGGCAGAAGTACAAGAAATGTTGCGGGAAATAG
- a CDS encoding peptidoglycan DD-metalloendopeptidase family protein, whose protein sequence is MSAKKFTILVIPEGSHRVRRFGIRRGFLQAGLAVTLVLVLTISLLLVDYFRTSLDRSELHHLKSQNRNQQKEMRRLAASLDDLRQELVVLAQNDAKVRVMTQLSKPRNDVLVGVGGPAEEDAATEFTALQQQIDQLRQSIDLRRESQEEIRGFLNDQRSLLAAKPRGWPAKGWVTSVFGMRHSPFTGRLTMHEGLDIAARTGTPVFASADGIVSQAETADGYGKLVVIDHGYGYKTYYAHNSKIFVKVGQRVKRNDKIAAVGNTGSSTGSHLHYEVRLNGVPINPRKFI, encoded by the coding sequence TTGTCTGCCAAAAAGTTTACCATACTGGTCATCCCCGAAGGATCCCATCGGGTACGCCGTTTCGGCATCCGACGCGGTTTCCTTCAGGCGGGTCTTGCCGTCACCCTGGTCCTGGTCCTGACCATTTCCCTGCTGCTCGTCGATTACTTCCGTACGAGCCTTGACCGCAGCGAACTGCACCATCTCAAATCACAGAACCGCAATCAGCAGAAGGAGATGCGCCGTCTGGCCGCCAGTCTCGATGATCTGCGCCAGGAACTTGTCGTTCTCGCCCAGAATGATGCCAAAGTGAGGGTCATGACGCAGCTTTCCAAGCCGCGTAACGATGTCCTGGTCGGTGTCGGCGGACCCGCCGAGGAAGATGCGGCTACCGAGTTCACCGCGCTGCAGCAGCAAATCGACCAACTCCGCCAGTCGATCGATCTGCGCCGGGAAAGTCAGGAAGAGATCCGGGGGTTTCTCAACGATCAGCGTTCACTGCTCGCCGCCAAGCCCAGGGGCTGGCCGGCCAAAGGCTGGGTAACCTCGGTCTTCGGCATGCGCCACTCTCCCTTTACCGGCAGGCTCACGATGCACGAGGGGCTTGATATTGCCGCCCGCACCGGTACCCCCGTCTTCGCCTCTGCCGACGGCATCGTCAGCCAGGCGGAAACCGCCGACGGTTACGGCAAGCTGGTGGTCATCGACCACGGTTATGGTTATAAAACCTACTACGCCCACAACTCCAAGATCTTCGTCAAGGTTGGCCAGCGGGTCAAGCGCAACGACAAAATTGCGGCTGTCGGCAACACCGGCAGTTCCACCGGTTCGCACCTGCATTATGAAGTACGCCTGAACGGTGTGCCGATCAATCCCAGGAAATTCATCTGA